The region GCTAACAACTTTTATTTTGGGCTATATTATACGGCAATCGGTGGAACAGTAGCTGGAGTTGGTCTTGTTTTTCTCGTAGCTGCTGGTAGTGAGGCTCCTTTTATGCTTTTTGCAAGAAAGGTAATGAACCGTTTAGGCATCTATCAGGTCCTGATGATCTGTGGTTTGCTTTCTTCCCTGAGGTGGATTCTTTTTTATTTTGAGCCTAATCCAGGACTTATTTTAGCCTTATCTATTATTCAAGGTCTAGCTATCGGTTTTTATATTCCTGCTGCGGTTCAATTGGTAAGAGAACTGAGTCCCGATGACGTAAAAGTAACGGGGATGACAATCTACGCTTCATTTGGTAACGGCTTAGGAACGATGGCTTGTACATTTGTGGGTGGGTACGTCATTGATGCCTTCTCCATTACCACAATGTACGGCTTTTTTGGTATAGCCTCCTTAATTGGTGTTGGCCTAGCTGGTATCAGTATGCTTTTATTCAGAAGGAGAAGTAATGAAACGCTAACGATAGCTGGGCGTAGTAAATAGTAGATTAGTATGAATAATGATATCAGGCCAAAAAAAGTGGAGGGATAAAAGCACATGGGTACACCTGTTTTAAACGTTCATATTGAGAAGGCAGGATATGAGGAGGATAAATCGACAGTAGAAAATATTCATTTCTCCGTCAATGCCGGAGAAATGGTTGGTTTGATTGGTCCTAATGGAGCAGGAAAAAGTACAACAATTAAGGCGTTATTAGGCATGCTTAAGCAGTTCAAGGGGCAGGTCATTTTTGGGGAGCGGGAGGAAGTTCAAAGAATAAAGAAAGAGGAATCCAGCGCCCATGGAAGAGGACAGTACGCCTATATTCCAGAGCACCCTGTATTCTACGAAGAACTCACACTTTGGGAGCATTTAGAAATGGTAGCTAGGCTCAATCAGTTTGAAGGACAGGCTTTTATTGAACGTGCCACATGGCTAGTCGATGAATTTAAACTGACCAAGGCCATGTATGAAAAACCAGATAGCTTCTCCAAAGGGATGCAGCAAAAGCTCATGATTTGTATAGCTCTGCTTATTCAACCAAAGTTGTACATAGTAGATGAACCGTTTATTGGGCTTGACCCCATAGCTATGAGAAGGCTGTTACAGTTATTTGAGGAGGAAAAAAAACGAGGGGCGGGAATTTTATTGTGTACACATGTGCTTGATACGGCAGAAAAAATTTGTGATCGCTTTTTGTTATTACAGGAAGGGAGCCTTCTTGCTCAAGGAAGTCTCAGGGATATTAGGTCTCATGCTCATTTGCAGGAGGGCTCACTGATGGATTGCTTCTATGAGTTAATTGAAGGTGGGGATAGGAGATGAGCCCATGGACGATCGTTTATCAGCGTTGGAAAAGACATTTAAAGCACCAGATAAAGCTTTTTTCCTCCATAGTAGACGGGGTAGTAGCCTTATATATCTTTATACCGGCTCTGTTAATTTTGGGATATCATCTTATTGAATTGTGGCAGGGGAGTGCTACTTGGCCTACATATTTATCTTTCTCGGGAATCATTATTCTTCTTTATATATGGTCTCTAACAGGGAGATTCAGTTTTTTTGTTGAAGGGGCAGATCGTATCATTCTTCGTCAGCATGAAGGGTTAATGAAGGGCTTGCAGCGCTACGCTGTTAGTTTCTCTGCTGTTCACTCGCTACTAAGCTGTATTCTATTATTTATTGTACTAGCTCCGGTATTGCTTCAATACTTCAAGCTTTCCGCTCTAGGAATGCTCCTTTTGTTTGGTCTTTCATTAGCGGTAAAGCTCCTTCACCACTCATTAAAATCATACTTTATATTGCCTTTTCGGACTTGGAGAAAGTGGAGCTTAGCACTGGTTATTTTACTTTTAGACTTCTCTCTTTTTTTAGGTGCGGGGTTACTTACAAGGAGCGTGGCTACTGAACACACCGCTTCATGGGTAACTTCCTCCTTCAATTTTCCAATACCGTATACACCAGTTCTTGTTATTTTAATTATGGGTTATATGATTACAGCTACTCTTCTTATGCTTAGGAGAACTTCAATTCCTTGGGCTTTTACGTTTGATTGCCTACAGGAGGAGGAGCAGAAATATCGGGCCATAGGGTTTCTCATTAAGCAGTCACAGAATATTGGGGGACCAGATCTAAGTAGAAATAAACCCTGGAAGAAATCGAGTCTACTTTATTTTCTACTGCCGAGCAGAAAGGTAGAGAAGTGGCAGCGTCAAGGTTCTAAGGGCGCAGTTACAGGGCTTTTTTATCGCTTTTTTCTTAGGCACAGGATGAGGGTTATGGCTTTACTTAGAGTTCAAGGAGTTTTTATAGCAGCGATTTTTTTTACTCCTGGTTTGTTTAAATGGGGTATGTGGTTTTTGGGGATTTGTGTGATTTCAATCTATTTACGAGGGACTTGGAATGAATGGGTAGAGCATGAGTTTAAGCAGCTGTTCGTTTGGAAGGAGAGCATGACTAAAAAGGAAGCTGTTCACTCTATTTTTATTCCGGCTCTAGTTGTTTCAATGATCCTTAGTTTTTCACTAGGGAGTGTGCTTCAGTCTGTTGTGCTAGGTTTAGTGGCTATTTGTATTGGCGGTTTATTGACATACGGCTTGCTTCTCTCTTTTCAGTTGCAGCTTCGTCCACTTAAAGAAGGATAGGGAATCTACTGATTAGCTGTTTCATTAGTTTGAAAATTAAAGGTATTGACATTAGCACAAAACCATATCATATTTAGTATAACAACGTTGTTATAAAATGAATGGATAGCTGCATTACAGAAATATAATAGAAAAAGATGTGGGTAGTAAGTGGGTAGTAAAAGGGAGATAAGAAATCGTTCTGTCATTCATGGGAGGTTCACTTATAACAGAAAATAAATGAACATACAAAGGTGGAGAACTAATGACGGGATTAGAAAAAAAAGTGAGTCTATTACGGAGCCTACTAGATGAAAGCAAGCTTGATGGACTAGTATTAACACTGCAAAAAAATGTCTCTTGGCTTACCTCAGGGAGAAGCTTTGTGAATCAGGCAAGTGAACAGGCTATTACTCCTTTTATCATTACCAGAGATACGTGTGTTATGATCGTAAACAATATTGAAAGAGATAGAATGCTAGAGGAAGAGATAGATGGGGATATAGAAAAAGTAGAGACCTACCCTTGGTACGAACCTGAAAAAAGACAGCAGATTATAGAGAAGTATACCAAGCAGGGTAAAGTTGAAACAGACATTTCACTTGAGGAAGTGCTGTTCAAGCTGCGTACTATTTTAGTGGAGGAGGATATCAAGCAAATTCAAGAGCTAGGAAAAGAGGCAGCTGAGGCGATAGAGAGAACGACTTTTGAGCTACAGCAGGGGGAGACGGAATATGAAATAGCAGGCAGACTGGCAGCAAATTGTTTGCGTCATGGGATTGAACCAATTGTAACGTTAGTAGCAGCAGATCATAGGACATTTACAAGACGCCATCCCTTACCAACAAACCAAAAGCTGGAAAAGTATGCTATGATTGTTTTGTGTGGACGTAGAAGAGGTCAAATCATTTCTGTATCACGTCTCGTTCATTTCGGGGAGCCTTCACAGGAGCTCTATTATCGCCAACAGGCTGTAGGTCACATTGATGCACAGCTAATAGCCCATACGAAACCAGGTGTCACTTTTGCAGAGCTGTTTGATGTGTTGAAGAGTGCCTATAAAAGGGTAGGGTATGAAAGCGAATGGAATGACCATCATCAGGGTGGTTTAAGCGGGTACAACACTAGAGAAATGCTTCTTTTGCCAGATAGTAGATATAAAGTTACCAGTAATCAGATTTATGCTTGGAATCCTAGTATTGCTGGAGTTAAATCAGAGGATACCATATTAGTGCTGGAAAATAGTCAGGAATTATTAACACATACCGGAAAATTTACATACCAAGAGTTTGATGCTAATGGACAAAAAGTATTACGTCCCTCTATATTAATTCGCTCTTGATTAGGTATGATTTAAGTAGATATACTGAAATTTGATTTGAGTGCTAACACTCTTGAAAACGCTTAAAATGGAAAAATACTAATATAATAAATTAATTATTTTTCTTATAAGATCAATCAAGAGAAAGAATAAAAAGGGAGCAGAGGTGGTAATGTCATGGAAATGAAAGGAATCATGGGTGGCCTTAATCGTGCCTGTGAATGGATTGTCCGAATTTCACTGCTCAACGTATTATGGGTAGGATTCACATTGCTTGGGTTAGTTGTATTCGGCATTTTTCCTGCAACAGTTGCTATGTTTACAATTACACGCAAATGGATTCAGGGAGATACGGAGCTGCCGATAGTCAAACACTTTTGGACCTATTATCGCCAAGAATTTTTAAAATCAAATTTGTTAGGGCTTATTCTTATCTTGCTAGGAGTCATTTTGGCAATAGACCTGTTCTTTTTTCGCTCACTAGAAGGCATGATGGGTACGATCATATTTTACATCATGGTTGCTGTGGCATTCAATTATTTAGTCATGCTTTTTTATATCATTCCGGTCTATGTTCATTATGATTTAAAACTTTTACAATATATTAAAAACGCCTTGATTATCGGGATGTCTAATCCATTGCATACGTTTGCGATGGTCTTAGCTATCGTTTTCATCTATTATTTACTTCAGGTTGTACCCGCAGCCTTTTTGTTTTTAAGTGCAGCCCCGCTGAGTCTCATTGTCATGCATTCAACAAATGGTATATTTACTAAGATCGCGGAACGGAAACAAATTCAAGAAAGTAATGAAATTGAATTAAAACATAATGAAATCTAAAAAAATAAATTTGCATAAAATAAGACGCCTTATCCATCCCATTTTTGCGGTGATGTAGGCGTCTTTTAAGCTATTTGTTCATCTTGTTTAAGGAAAACTACGAAGTGGATTTAGCTTGAGAATGGTGCAGCCACTTATGATCCGGATCCTCATATGGATGTAATGTTCTACCGGAATCACCAGCCATAAACCATAAATAGTACAGCTGATATCCACCAGCAGCATTAACGGGATGGTAGCCTATGTCAATGGCGAAGCTGTCCCCATGTTTAATAATGTGCGCATCATCTATACTTGAATCTTTTGTATAGTGTAGCTGTACACCAAATCCTTGTTCTGGATTCAGCTGATAATGATAGATTTCTTCAAAATGTGGTTCTATAGGGGCATGCTCCCCGTCATGTTTATGTGGAGGAAATCCTGACCAATGGCCTGGATGGTGAAAGGTTTCTCCTAGAACAATTCGTTGAACTCTTCCTTCCGCCTGATCAGCAAGAATATCATGTACTTCCCTCTGCCATGTTTGCTGCCCGCGTTGATGGACGACGATTTCATCTGGACCGACAACAAATGGTTCAAATTTTTCATCGGCTAATACCTTGCATACGGCAATCTCTACATCAGTGTCAGCTATAATTTCATATTCTGATTGGCATGGGACATATACGGTCGTAGCTTTTCCATCAAAAACCGTTTTTCTTCCACCAAGTTGATTCCATTTCATGCCTTCACAGGTAATAGTAGCTGTACCAGATAAAATAACGAGAGCGCTTTCATATTTACCGGTTTTATGGCGGATGGACTCACCTGCAGAACAAGATATTTTTGCCAAGGCTAAGTAGTTTAGCAATTGATCCTCTTCAGAAATAACTTCTTGGTACCCTTCTACAGTCGCTGCTTTATAGAAGCGTTTCATAGATTTAGACCTCCTCAAGGTTTAGACATATTTAACAACGTTGTTAAACAGATCATATATCATCTGAAAAAGTTATTCAACAATCAATTTTATTTCACAAAACTTAGAATTAATATCTTGACAAATTGTTTAAATTCAAAATTAATTTACACGAAAGTGGGTCACTAACGCTCTATTAAGCGCTTTCTTAATTATTTTTCTATTCATAAAACAGAAGAATATAAATATTTAAATTAGTGTTGAAAGGAAAAAAGATAAATGATAAGATAAATTAACAACGTTGTTATATCTAATCATGTAAGCCCTTTCATCTGAAAGAGAAGGAGGAGATTCAAGGTTACTTAATTTTAAGCTGGAATTAATGACTCATTTGAATGTCAAATTCTTTAAAAGGGGGATAACAAAGTGGTAAAAGGTATGAAATTTAAAGGATTGATTTTGTTAGTTGTTTTGTTAATCGTATCCTTAGCAGCTTGCTCAACAGACTCTTCACAACCGAGCGATACGAATACGGATCAAGAACCTACCTCCAGTGATAATACAGGACAGGAAGAGGCTACAACTCAAGAAGATATTGAATTTAGAATGTTATGGTGGGGAAATCAGGACCGTCATGACCGTACATTAGAATTAATTGAATTATATGAAAGTCAAAATCCACATGTAAGCATTGTTCCTGAGTTTCTTGGCTTCGGTGAATATGCTGACCGCTTAAATACTCAAATGGCCGGTGGAAATGCACCAGATCTATTTCAGGTCGTTGACCGCTGGTTACCACAGTACGCAGAA is a window of Bacillus horti DNA encoding:
- a CDS encoding ABC transporter ATP-binding protein → MGTPVLNVHIEKAGYEEDKSTVENIHFSVNAGEMVGLIGPNGAGKSTTIKALLGMLKQFKGQVIFGEREEVQRIKKEESSAHGRGQYAYIPEHPVFYEELTLWEHLEMVARLNQFEGQAFIERATWLVDEFKLTKAMYEKPDSFSKGMQQKLMICIALLIQPKLYIVDEPFIGLDPIAMRRLLQLFEEEKKRGAGILLCTHVLDTAEKICDRFLLLQEGSLLAQGSLRDIRSHAHLQEGSLMDCFYELIEGGDRR
- a CDS encoding ABC transporter permease, whose amino-acid sequence is MSPWTIVYQRWKRHLKHQIKLFSSIVDGVVALYIFIPALLILGYHLIELWQGSATWPTYLSFSGIIILLYIWSLTGRFSFFVEGADRIILRQHEGLMKGLQRYAVSFSAVHSLLSCILLFIVLAPVLLQYFKLSALGMLLLFGLSLAVKLLHHSLKSYFILPFRTWRKWSLALVILLLDFSLFLGAGLLTRSVATEHTASWVTSSFNFPIPYTPVLVILIMGYMITATLLMLRRTSIPWAFTFDCLQEEEQKYRAIGFLIKQSQNIGGPDLSRNKPWKKSSLLYFLLPSRKVEKWQRQGSKGAVTGLFYRFFLRHRMRVMALLRVQGVFIAAIFFTPGLFKWGMWFLGICVISIYLRGTWNEWVEHEFKQLFVWKESMTKKEAVHSIFIPALVVSMILSFSLGSVLQSVVLGLVAICIGGLLTYGLLLSFQLQLRPLKEG
- a CDS encoding M24 family metallopeptidase is translated as MTGLEKKVSLLRSLLDESKLDGLVLTLQKNVSWLTSGRSFVNQASEQAITPFIITRDTCVMIVNNIERDRMLEEEIDGDIEKVETYPWYEPEKRQQIIEKYTKQGKVETDISLEEVLFKLRTILVEEDIKQIQELGKEAAEAIERTTFELQQGETEYEIAGRLAANCLRHGIEPIVTLVAADHRTFTRRHPLPTNQKLEKYAMIVLCGRRRGQIISVSRLVHFGEPSQELYYRQQAVGHIDAQLIAHTKPGVTFAELFDVLKSAYKRVGYESEWNDHHQGGLSGYNTREMLLLPDSRYKVTSNQIYAWNPSIAGVKSEDTILVLENSQELLTHTGKFTYQEFDANGQKVLRPSILIRS
- a CDS encoding YesL family protein, with product MEMKGIMGGLNRACEWIVRISLLNVLWVGFTLLGLVVFGIFPATVAMFTITRKWIQGDTELPIVKHFWTYYRQEFLKSNLLGLILILLGVILAIDLFFFRSLEGMMGTIIFYIMVAVAFNYLVMLFYIIPVYVHYDLKLLQYIKNALIIGMSNPLHTFAMVLAIVFIYYLLQVVPAAFLFLSAAPLSLIVMHSTNGIFTKIAERKQIQESNEIELKHNEI
- the iolB gene encoding 5-deoxy-glucuronate isomerase — encoded protein: MKRFYKAATVEGYQEVISEEDQLLNYLALAKISCSAGESIRHKTGKYESALVILSGTATITCEGMKWNQLGGRKTVFDGKATTVYVPCQSEYEIIADTDVEIAVCKVLADEKFEPFVVGPDEIVVHQRGQQTWQREVHDILADQAEGRVQRIVLGETFHHPGHWSGFPPHKHDGEHAPIEPHFEEIYHYQLNPEQGFGVQLHYTKDSSIDDAHIIKHGDSFAIDIGYHPVNAAGGYQLYYLWFMAGDSGRTLHPYEDPDHKWLHHSQAKSTS